From a single Candidatus Izimaplasma bacterium HR1 genomic region:
- the cinA gene encoding Putative competence-damage inducible protein, which produces MRTAVVTVGKELLTGRTVNTNLRTIAMKLKSIGIDVNISYVIDDLKKEFKRVLDFMNEDLIIFTGGLGPTVDDITRETVINYFDVETYQDQDTLDNIKAMFDKAEVEMKSSNNKQALFPVESVKLGNDLGTAPGVYFKVGKKRIILLPGPPHELYPVLDEAIEIIKNELDINLISRGFKLVGTGESSMENNLKGFYGVHPKVNVAPYANVGEIKYIFTSSDTDALDRAMVDFYNKYNQFIFGGLEDTLEGVVIDLLRDHGKVLAVAESCTGGMLSSRLINVSGASRVFKEGLITYANEAKMKYLDVKLENLKKFGAVSPEIAKEMCDNLWDKSDADITVSVTGIAGPNGGSEQKPVGLVYFGINFMGKTTIHRKVFNGNREMIRIRSVIFALNMLREILLKNENDETFVK; this is translated from the coding sequence ATGAGAACAGCAGTAGTTACTGTCGGAAAAGAATTACTAACAGGAAGAACAGTTAATACTAATTTAAGAACAATCGCAATGAAACTTAAATCAATTGGTATTGATGTTAACATTTCTTATGTTATTGATGACTTAAAAAAAGAGTTTAAAAGGGTATTAGACTTCATGAATGAAGATCTGATTATTTTTACAGGTGGACTTGGTCCAACTGTAGATGATATTACTAGAGAAACGGTAATAAATTACTTTGATGTTGAGACTTATCAAGATCAAGATACTTTAGATAATATTAAAGCAATGTTTGATAAAGCTGAAGTAGAAATGAAATCTAGTAATAATAAACAAGCATTATTCCCAGTTGAATCAGTAAAACTAGGAAATGATTTAGGGACAGCTCCAGGAGTTTATTTTAAAGTTGGTAAAAAAAGAATTATTTTACTACCTGGTCCTCCACATGAATTATATCCAGTTTTAGATGAAGCAATTGAAATTATAAAAAATGAACTTGATATCAACTTAATTTCACGAGGATTTAAATTAGTTGGTACTGGTGAATCTTCAATGGAAAATAACCTTAAAGGTTTCTACGGAGTTCATCCTAAAGTTAATGTTGCACCATATGCTAATGTTGGTGAAATAAAGTACATCTTTACTTCAAGTGACACAGATGCATTAGATAGAGCTATGGTAGATTTCTATAACAAGTATAATCAGTTTATCTTTGGTGGTTTAGAAGATACTTTAGAAGGCGTTGTTATTGATTTATTAAGAGATCACGGTAAAGTTCTAGCAGTTGCTGAAAGCTGTACTGGTGGAATGTTATCAAGTCGCTTAATTAATGTAAGCGGAGCTTCGCGTGTCTTTAAAGAAGGTCTTATAACTTATGCCAATGAAGCAAAGATGAAATACCTGGATGTAAAACTTGAAAATCTTAAAAAGTTCGGGGCGGTAAGTCCGGAAATTGCTAAAGAGATGTGCGATAATTTATGGGATAAATCAGATGCTGATATTACAGTTAGTGTAACAGGTATTGCTGGACCAAATGGTGGCAGTGAACAAAAACCTGTTGGGTTAGTATACTTTGGTATTAACTTTATGGGGAAAACAACAATTCACCGTAAAGTCTTTAATGGGAACAGAGAAATGATTCGTATTCGTTCTGTAATATTTGCTTTAAATATGTTACGTGAAATCTTATTAAAGAATGAAAATGATGAAACTTTCGTTAAATAG